The Pseudomonas asiatica genome has a segment encoding these proteins:
- a CDS encoding inorganic phosphate transporter, producing MIELFSGLDAWVLVSLLLALTFVLAFEFINGFHDTANAVATVIYTKAMPPHLAVFFSGVFNFLGVLLGGVGVAYAIVHLLPVELLINVNTGHGLAMVFSLLAAAITWNLGTWYFGIPASSSHTLIGSILGVGLANALINDIPLGDGVNWQKAIDIAMSLVVSPMAGFAVAALVLIGLKWWRPLSKMHKTPEQRRKLDDKKHPPFWNRLVLVVSAMGVSFVHGSNDGQKGIGLIMLVLIGIVPAKFVLDLNSTTYQIERTRDATLHMSQFYQRNAATLGEFLALGKAKSSDLPEQFSCNPQQTEPTIAALQSSLQGVTDYHSLSADKRVEVRRYLLCLDDTAKKVGKLPGLEAREKADLEKLRKDLTATTEYAPFWVIVAVALALGLGTMVGWKRVVLTVGEKIGKQGMTYAQGMSAQITAACAIGMANIFALPVSTTHVLSSGVAGTMVANKSGLQGGTVKTILLAWVLTLPASMGLAAGLFWLASKAIG from the coding sequence ATGATCGAATTATTCAGCGGACTGGATGCCTGGGTGTTGGTGAGCCTGCTGCTCGCCTTGACCTTCGTGCTCGCCTTCGAGTTCATCAATGGCTTTCATGACACCGCCAACGCGGTAGCTACCGTCATCTATACCAAAGCCATGCCGCCGCACCTCGCCGTGTTCTTCTCCGGCGTGTTCAACTTCCTTGGCGTTCTGCTCGGCGGTGTCGGGGTGGCCTATGCCATCGTGCACCTGCTGCCGGTAGAGCTGCTGATCAATGTGAACACCGGACACGGCCTGGCCATGGTCTTCTCGCTGCTGGCTGCGGCCATCACCTGGAACCTGGGCACCTGGTACTTCGGTATCCCCGCCTCCAGCTCGCACACGCTGATCGGCTCCATCCTCGGCGTCGGCCTGGCCAATGCCCTGATCAACGACATCCCGCTGGGCGACGGCGTCAACTGGCAGAAGGCGATCGACATCGCCATGTCGCTGGTGGTCTCGCCGATGGCCGGCTTCGCCGTTGCCGCCCTGGTACTGATCGGCCTGAAGTGGTGGCGCCCGCTGTCGAAGATGCACAAGACCCCCGAGCAGCGCCGCAAGCTCGACGACAAGAAGCACCCGCCGTTCTGGAACCGCCTGGTACTGGTGGTTTCGGCCATGGGCGTGAGCTTCGTGCACGGCTCCAACGACGGCCAGAAAGGCATCGGCCTGATCATGCTGGTGCTGATCGGTATCGTCCCGGCCAAGTTCGTCCTCGACCTGAACAGCACCACCTACCAGATCGAGCGTACCCGCGACGCCACCCTGCACATGAGCCAGTTCTACCAGCGCAACGCCGCCACCCTGGGCGAGTTCCTGGCACTGGGCAAGGCCAAGTCCAGCGACCTGCCGGAGCAGTTCAGCTGCAACCCGCAGCAGACCGAGCCGACCATTGCCGCACTGCAGTCCTCGCTGCAGGGCGTGACCGACTACCACAGCCTGAGTGCCGACAAGCGTGTCGAAGTGCGCCGCTACCTGCTGTGCCTGGACGACACGGCGAAGAAGGTCGGCAAGCTGCCAGGCCTGGAAGCCCGTGAAAAGGCCGACCTGGAAAAACTGCGCAAAGACCTGACTGCCACCACCGAGTACGCCCCGTTCTGGGTGATCGTGGCCGTCGCTCTGGCCCTGGGCCTGGGTACCATGGTCGGCTGGAAGCGCGTGGTACTGACCGTTGGCGAGAAGATCGGCAAGCAGGGCATGACCTATGCCCAGGGCATGTCGGCGCAGATCACCGCGGCTTGCGCCATCGGCATGGCCAACATCTTCGCCCTGCCGGTATCGACCACCCACGTGTTGTCGTCCGGTGTGGCCGGCACCATGGTCGCCAACAAGAGCGGCCTGCAAGGCGGCACCGTGAAGACCATCCTGCTGGCCTGGGTTCTGACCCTGCCTGCGTCGATGGGCCTGGCGGCCGGCCTGTTCTGGCTGGCGTCCAAAGCCATTGGCTGA
- a CDS encoding CoA transferase subunit A: MAAILPLHEAVKQFIQDGDTVALEGFTHLIPTAAGHEIIRQGKRDLTLVRMTPDLIYDQLIGAGCASKLIFSWGGNPGVGSLHRLRDAVEKQWPHAIEIEEHSHADLANAYVAGASGLPFAVLRAYAGSDLPKVNPLIKSVTCPFTGEVLAAVPSVRPDVTVIHAQKADRKGNVLLWGILGVQKEAALAAKRCIVTVEEIVDDLQAPMNACVLPTWALSAVCLVPGGAHPSYAHGYYERDNRFYQAWDPIARSRESFTAWIDTYIRGTADFNEFKAKLASTAEAAQ, from the coding sequence ATGGCTGCAATTCTCCCGCTTCACGAAGCCGTGAAGCAGTTCATCCAGGATGGCGATACCGTCGCCCTCGAAGGTTTCACCCACCTGATCCCGACTGCCGCCGGCCACGAGATCATCCGTCAGGGCAAGCGCGACCTGACTCTGGTGCGCATGACTCCGGACCTGATCTACGACCAGCTGATCGGCGCCGGTTGCGCCAGCAAGCTGATCTTCTCCTGGGGTGGTAACCCGGGTGTCGGTTCGCTGCACCGCCTGCGTGATGCCGTCGAGAAGCAATGGCCACACGCCATCGAAATCGAAGAACACAGCCACGCCGACCTGGCCAACGCCTATGTCGCCGGTGCTTCTGGCCTGCCGTTCGCCGTGCTGCGTGCCTACGCCGGCTCCGACCTGCCGAAGGTCAACCCGCTGATCAAGAGCGTCACCTGCCCGTTCACCGGTGAAGTGCTGGCAGCCGTGCCGTCGGTGCGCCCGGACGTGACCGTGATCCACGCGCAAAAGGCCGACCGCAAGGGCAACGTGCTGCTGTGGGGCATCCTCGGTGTGCAGAAGGAAGCCGCCTTGGCCGCCAAGCGCTGCATCGTCACCGTCGAGGAAATCGTCGACGACCTGCAGGCCCCGATGAACGCCTGCGTGCTGCCGACCTGGGCGCTGAGCGCGGTGTGCCTGGTACCTGGTGGTGCGCACCCGTCCTATGCCCACGGCTACTACGAGCGTGACAACCGCTTCTACCAGGCCTGGGACCCGATCGCGCGTAGCCGCGAATCGTTCACCGCCTGGATCGACACCTACATCCGTGGCACTGCCGATTTCAACGAATTCAAGGCCAAGCTGGCCAGCACTGCGGAGGCCGCACAATGA
- the pcaR gene encoding pca regulon transcriptional regulator PcaR encodes MSDETLANDSVNPESGNPEQGRSASAALAPPIVASPAKRIQAFTGDPDFMTSLARGLAVIQAFQERKRHLTIAQISHRTEIPRAAVRRCLHTLIKLGYATTDGRTYSLLPKVLTLGHAYLSSTPLAISAQPYLDRISDQLHEAANMATLEGDDILYIARSATVERLISVDLSVGGRLPAYCTSMGRILLAAMDDTSLREYLERADLKARTSRTLHDPESLFACIQQVRAQGWCVVDQELEQGLRSIAVPVYDASGQVLAALNVSTHVGRVTRSELEQRFLPILLAASRDLCHQLFG; translated from the coding sequence ATGAGTGACGAAACCCTGGCCAACGATTCCGTCAATCCAGAGTCGGGCAACCCGGAGCAGGGGCGATCTGCCTCGGCAGCCCTGGCACCGCCGATCGTGGCTTCCCCGGCAAAGCGCATCCAGGCCTTTACTGGCGACCCGGACTTCATGACCTCCTTGGCCCGAGGCCTGGCAGTCATCCAGGCCTTTCAGGAACGCAAGCGTCACCTGACCATCGCCCAGATCAGCCACCGCACCGAAATCCCCCGTGCGGCGGTACGCCGTTGCCTGCACACGTTGATCAAGCTGGGTTACGCCACCACCGACGGGCGCACCTATTCGCTGTTGCCCAAAGTGCTGACGCTGGGGCATGCGTACCTGTCGTCGACGCCGCTGGCGATTTCCGCCCAGCCTTACCTTGACCGCATCAGCGACCAGCTGCACGAGGCGGCCAACATGGCCACGCTCGAAGGTGACGACATTCTTTATATAGCCCGTTCGGCCACCGTGGAGCGGCTGATTTCGGTCGACCTGTCGGTGGGCGGGCGCCTGCCGGCCTATTGCACATCGATGGGGCGCATTCTGTTGGCGGCCATGGATGACACCAGCCTGCGGGAATACCTGGAGCGTGCCGACCTGAAGGCGCGTACCAGCCGTACCTTGCATGACCCTGAGTCGCTGTTCGCCTGTATCCAGCAGGTGCGCGCCCAGGGCTGGTGCGTGGTAGACCAGGAGCTGGAGCAGGGGCTGCGTTCGATTGCGGTGCCGGTGTATGACGCCTCGGGGCAGGTGTTGGCGGCGTTGAATGTGAGTACCCATGTCGGGCGGGTGACGCGCAGTGAGCTGGAGCAGCGGTTCTTGCCGATCCTGCTGGCGGCCAGCCGGGACCTTTGCCATCAGTTGTTTGGCTGA
- a CDS encoding MFS transporter — translation MNQAQTNVGKSLDVQSFINQQPLSRYQWRVVLLCFLIVFLDGLDTAAMGFIAPALSQEWGIDRASLGPVMSAALIGMVFGALGSGPLADRFGRKGVLVGAVLVFGGFSLASAYATNVDQLLVLRFLTGLGLGAGMPNATTLLSEYTPERLKSLLVTSMFCGFNLGMAGGGFISAKMIPAYGWHSLLVIGGVLPLLLALVLMVWLPESARFLVVRNRGTDKVRQTLSPIAPGVVAEAGSFSVPEQKAVAARNVFALIFSGTYGMGTMLLWLTYFMGLVIVYLLTSWLPTLMRDSGASMEQAAFIGALFQFGGVLSAVGVGWAMDRFNPHKVIGIFYLLAGVFAYAVGQSLGNITVLATLVLVAGMCVNGAQSAMPSLAARFYPTQGRATGVSWMLGIGRFGAILGAWSGATLLGLGWNFEQVLTALLVPAGLATVGVIVKGLVSHADAT, via the coding sequence ATGAACCAAGCGCAAACCAACGTCGGCAAAAGCCTTGACGTCCAGTCGTTCATCAATCAGCAGCCGCTGTCCCGCTACCAATGGCGGGTGGTGTTGCTGTGCTTCCTGATCGTCTTCCTCGATGGCCTGGACACCGCCGCCATGGGCTTCATCGCCCCGGCCCTGTCGCAGGAGTGGGGGATTGACCGCGCCAGCCTCGGCCCAGTCATGAGTGCTGCATTGATCGGCATGGTTTTCGGTGCCCTCGGCTCCGGCCCGCTGGCGGACCGGTTTGGCCGCAAGGGCGTGCTGGTGGGGGCGGTGCTGGTATTTGGCGGCTTCAGCCTGGCCTCGGCCTATGCCACCAACGTCGACCAGTTGCTGGTGTTGCGCTTCCTGACCGGCCTGGGCCTTGGCGCAGGCATGCCCAACGCCACCACGCTGTTGTCTGAATACACCCCCGAGCGCCTCAAGTCGCTGCTGGTGACCAGCATGTTCTGCGGCTTCAACCTGGGCATGGCCGGTGGTGGTTTCATTTCCGCCAAGATGATCCCGGCTTACGGCTGGCACAGCCTGCTGGTGATCGGTGGCGTGCTGCCGTTGCTGCTGGCACTGGTGCTGATGGTATGGCTGCCGGAGTCGGCGCGGTTCCTGGTGGTGCGCAATCGGGGCACCGACAAGGTGCGCCAGACCTTGTCGCCCATCGCGCCAGGGGTGGTGGCCGAGGCGGGCAGCTTCAGCGTGCCGGAACAGAAGGCGGTGGCCGCGCGCAACGTGTTCGCGCTGATCTTCTCCGGTACCTACGGCATGGGCACCATGCTGTTGTGGCTGACCTACTTCATGGGCCTGGTGATCGTCTATCTGCTGACCAGCTGGCTGCCAACCTTGATGCGCGACAGCGGCGCGAGCATGGAGCAGGCTGCCTTCATCGGCGCGCTGTTCCAGTTCGGTGGCGTGCTGAGTGCCGTCGGCGTGGGCTGGGCCATGGACCGCTTCAATCCGCACAAGGTGATCGGCATTTTCTACCTGCTGGCCGGGGTGTTCGCCTACGCCGTGGGGCAGAGCCTGGGCAACATCACCGTATTGGCCACCCTGGTGCTGGTTGCCGGCATGTGCGTGAACGGCGCCCAGTCGGCGATGCCTTCGCTGGCGGCGCGCTTCTATCCGACACAGGGCCGCGCCACAGGGGTATCGTGGATGCTGGGTATCGGCCGCTTCGGGGCGATTCTCGGGGCCTGGAGTGGCGCGACGCTGCTGGGGCTGGGCTGGAACTTCGAACAGGTGCTGACGGCGTTGCTGGTGCCGGCGGGGCTGGCGACCGTGGGTGTGATCGTGAAAGGGCTGGTGAGCCACGCTGACGCGACCTGA
- a CDS encoding helicase HerA-like domain-containing protein, which translates to MSEISTIVVGAGPDGQPVGQAMRLANRHGLVAGATGTGKTVTLQHLAEAFSDAGVAVFAADVKGDLCGLGAAGAPQGKVAERIAGMPWLGHRPQAYPVSLWDIAGQSGHPLRTTLSEMGPLLLGNLLELTDSQQAALYAAFKVADREGLLLLDLKDLKALLAHLKDNPQLLGEDSALMTTASTQALLRRLATLEQQGAEALFGEPGLQLEDLLRPDPDGRGRIHLLDASRLVHDAPKVYATFLLWLLAELFEQLPERGDADKPVLALFFDEAHLLFNDTPKALQDRLEQVVRLIRSKGVGVYFVTQSPGDLPDAVLAQLGLRIQHGLRAFTAKEQKSLRAVADGFRPNPAFDTLAVLTELGIGEALVGTLEEKGTPAMVQRVLIAPPQSRIGPLSAAERSALIADSPLAGRYDKPVDRESAYEMLTQRKGEPVEPAPQPKADEESFADKAGEFLQSAAGQAIKSAVRQAANQLGRQLVRGLMGSLLGGKKR; encoded by the coding sequence ATGTCGGAAATTTCGACCATCGTTGTAGGTGCTGGCCCGGATGGCCAGCCAGTTGGGCAAGCGATGAGGCTGGCTAACCGCCATGGCCTGGTGGCGGGCGCGACGGGTACTGGCAAGACCGTCACCCTGCAGCATCTGGCGGAAGCGTTCAGTGACGCGGGGGTTGCGGTGTTCGCCGCCGATGTCAAAGGTGACCTTTGCGGCCTGGGCGCTGCTGGTGCGCCGCAGGGCAAGGTGGCCGAGCGCATCGCCGGCATGCCCTGGCTGGGGCACAGGCCCCAGGCTTACCCGGTGAGCCTGTGGGACATTGCCGGGCAGTCCGGCCACCCGCTGCGCACCACCCTCAGTGAAATGGGGCCGCTGCTGCTGGGCAACCTGCTTGAACTGACCGACAGCCAACAGGCGGCGCTGTATGCGGCGTTCAAGGTGGCCGACCGTGAAGGCCTGCTGCTGCTCGACCTCAAGGACCTCAAGGCGCTGCTCGCGCACCTGAAGGACAACCCGCAACTGCTGGGTGAGGACAGCGCGCTGATGACCACGGCCTCCACCCAGGCGCTGTTGCGCCGGTTGGCGACCCTGGAGCAGCAGGGCGCCGAGGCGTTGTTCGGTGAACCGGGGCTGCAGCTCGAGGACCTCCTGCGGCCAGACCCGGATGGCCGTGGCCGTATCCACCTGCTGGACGCCAGCCGGTTGGTTCACGATGCACCGAAGGTGTACGCGACCTTCCTGTTGTGGTTGCTGGCCGAGTTGTTCGAGCAACTGCCCGAGCGCGGTGATGCCGACAAGCCGGTGCTGGCGTTGTTCTTCGATGAAGCGCACTTGTTGTTCAACGATACGCCCAAGGCATTGCAGGATCGCCTGGAGCAGGTGGTGCGGCTGATTCGTTCGAAGGGTGTGGGGGTGTACTTCGTTACCCAGTCGCCGGGGGATTTGCCGGATGCGGTGCTGGCCCAGTTGGGCTTGCGCATTCAGCATGGCTTGCGGGCGTTTACCGCCAAGGAGCAGAAGTCGCTGCGCGCCGTGGCCGATGGCTTCCGCCCCAACCCGGCGTTCGACACCCTGGCGGTGCTGACCGAACTGGGCATTGGCGAGGCGCTGGTGGGGACGCTGGAAGAAAAGGGCACGCCTGCGATGGTGCAACGGGTGCTGATTGCCCCGCCGCAGTCGCGTATCGGGCCGTTGAGTGCGGCTGAGCGCAGTGCGCTGATTGCCGATTCGCCGCTGGCGGGGCGTTACGACAAGCCGGTGGACCGTGAGTCGGCGTATGAGATGCTGACCCAGCGCAAGGGTGAGCCGGTGGAGCCCGCGCCGCAACCCAAGGCAGATGAAGAGAGCTTTGCCGACAAGGCTGGTGAGTTCTTGCAGAGTGCGGCAGGGCAGGCAATCAAGTCGGCGGTGCGCCAGGCGGCCAACCAGTTGGGGCGGCAGTTGGTGCGTGGGTTGATGGGGTCGTTGCTGGGGGGCAAGAAAAGGTAG